The nucleotide sequence AATATTTATGTAAAAACAAAACAAGATTTAGAAAATATAGATGGGATAATTCTTCCTGGAGGAGAAAGTACAGCTATGGGAAAACTCTTAAGAGATTTTGATATTTTAAATATCTTAAAAGAGAAAGTAGAAAGAGGATTTCCTGTTTTTGGGACTTGTTCAGGAATGATATTGCTCGCAAAAGAACTTGTAAATGATGAGACAAAACATTTATCTACAATGAATATTTCAGTAAAAAGAAATGCCTATGGGCGTCAGCTTGGAAGTTTTAAAACACATGAAAATTTTAAAGGAATTGATGAAAAAGTAGAGATGACATTTATACGAGCTCCCTATGTTGAAAAGGTAGGGGAAGGAGTAGAAATTTTAGCAAAAGTTGATGATAAAATAGTTGCTGTAAAAGAAAAAAATATGCTTGCAATTTCATTTCATCCAGAACTAACGAAAGATTTATCAGTTCATAAATATTTTTTAAAAATGGTAAAAACTTTTTTACCAAAAGTGTAAATAATTTATAAGAAATAGGAAGAGAGAAGATAAAGTAGTATAATAAATTTTGTGTAAATGAAAATCTCTCTTGATTATTAATGAATTATAGGTATAATTTAATTAATATCAAGGGAGGTTTTTTTATGTCTTTATTACCAAAAGAACTTATCAAAAAAATTGTTAGAAAAGGAAATTTTAAGTTCTCTAAACTTCAAGACAAGGAATATCTTTTGTTCAGGAGTGAATTTAATTTTATTAGATATATATTAACAACTTTCATATATTTTTAATTTGTCAATAATATATGTGTGCCCTTTATGGGTATCATATCATTTCAAAAAATATTTTAGGGACATAATAAATTAGATATTTCAAAATGATTAATATACACTACAGAGGAAAAGGATAGTCTTTATTGACTGTCCTTTTTTATAATAAATTAAATGAAATTATTTGAAAATATAATAATTTTTTAGAAGAAAGATGTATATTTAATAATATTTAAGACTTTTATAAGTGGTAAAAAAATATATACAAGGAAAAAAAATTATAATATAATATATAATGGAGAAAATTAAAAAAATGGAGGGAAAAAATTGAAACTAACTCTTAGAGAAAAAGAAAAACTTCTTATAGTTGTAGCAGCTGAAGTAGCTAGAAGAAGAAAAAATAAAGGTTTAAAACTTAATTATCCAGAAGCAATTGCACTTATTACAGATGAACTAATG is from Fusobacterium perfoetens and encodes:
- the pdxT gene encoding pyridoxal 5'-phosphate synthase glutaminase subunit PdxT, with the protein product MRIGILALQGAFLEHKNILDTLGVENIYVKTKQDLENIDGIILPGGESTAMGKLLRDFDILNILKEKVERGFPVFGTCSGMILLAKELVNDETKHLSTMNISVKRNAYGRQLGSFKTHENFKGIDEKVEMTFIRAPYVEKVGEGVEILAKVDDKIVAVKEKNMLAISFHPELTKDLSVHKYFLKMVKTFLPKV